The following DNA comes from Cryptococcus deuterogattii R265 chromosome 2, complete sequence.
GAATTCCTTCCCTTTTACATGCCTCGCTCGAtcgccatctccatcttcatctccatcgccaaCGCCAGACTGGAATGAAGCAGGACAGGAAATGACTCACGCTCCAAGGGAGCTGGAAGTCATTCCGCTAGTATTACCCTGGCCATAAGCCTGCTGGTGATCCCTCTGaaccttttcttcatcaatgtCGGTATCATTCTTGTTCATGTTGCCAATGAAAGACAAGGCggagttgaagagggaggagtTCTCGTTACCGTTAGAGTTGTGCTCGTTGGCAGCGCTGACGGCGGTGTTACAGTCGACTACAGACAGGCGTTGAATTAGAGAGACAAGACTAAGAGtaagagggaagaggagttgGGCTTACTGTTGGGAAGACCAGAGTTCCCTGAATAGGCACCTCCTTGACCGTGGGGACGGTTGTACTGGGCTCCGCCAGTTTGACCGTAATCCTGGTTCTGACCACCGTAATTTTCTTGCTGACCGTAACCGCCAGACTGTTGACCGTAACCGCCAGACTGTTGACCGTAACCGCCAGACTGTTGACCGTATCCACCGGGCTGCTGACCGTAGCCCTGGTTCTGGCTCCCGTCGTACTGCTGGCCGTAGCTCTGGTTCTGGTTCCCACCGTACCGCTGCTGGCTGTCGTCGTTGAAGCTGCCTTGGGTGTTGTTGCCAGAAGAGTAATTGTTGTTACCTTGTTGCTGGCTGTTCTGACCGCCGTTCACTGATCACACAAAGGGTACCAGGGCATCAGCTACCAATCGCTCAGAGAAGAGGCCTGGGCAAAGCGAAATGTAAAAACATTTAGTGCCTTGGGTACTTACGAGCGTTCTCGAGCTGCTCAGTagccatcttcttgaggAAGTCCATGTTATTGGATTGTTTGTTGATCGTATACGTGATAGGGTTGAGGTATGGATTTTGAGGGGATTGGGTagatgaaaaaggagagaagaaagaagaaaagagcagAATGGTTGATGATCCTGATTATTGGGGTAAGGGAACGAGGAATAGGGGGCGTGCCAGTGACAGGCGACTGACATTCTGAGAGTAGATCAAATGATTACGTCACAGGACAAGGGGCCCCAAATTCGGCAGTACAGGATTTGGCAGCAAACTGCATTGTTGGGTCGCGACGAGAACGTCTGATGTTGATGTCGCGTACAGGTTGGTCAGTGGGATGGGAAGGCTAGAGGAAAGATGAGGTAGTTCCTTGGGCTTAAGATGAAGAAACGGGAGAACTTATACTCGCTCTTGTGTGGTGTCAAGAGGGTAAATGAAGACGCTTATTGATCCTTGGGATTGCTTCTGAGGTAACTATTTTGGCGACGAAGTTCTATGTTTTGACGCGCATTCATTTGCCAACGACCTATGAAACTGTAAAGGGGCTGAACTTGTGAAGTACTTCTATCGGTATATTTGTGTACACAATAAATATATAATGATACATAACAATGAATCCATGTGAACTATCTTGGAATTGATAAATTATAATCGATATATACTACTTCCTTTACATATCCGCGCTTCATCACTTCATCCGTTGTGAACCAGCTCACATATTCCTAAATATTTCGTACTGTACACGGATACTTGGACTCGTTACTCGTCGcacctctcttcatcacttcATGAACGTCAGGGGTTTTCGCACCGTACCCTTTTCACCCTTGAGTTAGTCACCGTATCAGATCTACAAAGATAATGGCACTGTGCGTGCGAAATCGTGAGTGATCGCTTAGAAGAGATGTGATGCCAAAAAATGAAAGACGGTGAAAATAAGGACTTACCCACCACCAGTgccttccatcttcaattGGGGGTCCTTTACGACAGAGGTCCGCGCATCATCGAGGAGTCCGTACGTTGAAAGTTGGCCCTGTATGGTCGACTGAAACAAATCGATTATGAGTTAATATCATGGCCTTGAATTATGGAGTAGTGATGGCACGCACTTTGATCGTGCTTTTGATTTTGACAACAGCATGCAGACTTTCGGCTAGGTTCTTTTCGAGCCGCAGAAGCGACATTGTTAGCTCTTTGGCTCAGTACCTTATAAGCTTCAAAGAGAACGAACGGATTTGTTTTATGACTAGCATTACGCTAGTTGGGGCC
Coding sequences within:
- a CDS encoding beta-flanking protein, with translation MDFLKKMATEQLENALNGGQNSQQQGNNNYSSGNNTQGSFNDDSQQRYGGNQNQSYGQQYDGSQNQGYGQQPGGYGQQSGGYGQQSGGYGQQSGGYGQQENYGGQNQDYGQTGGAQYNRPHGQGGAYSGNSGLPNIDCNTAVSAANEHNSNGNENSSLFNSALSFIGNMNKNDTDIDEEKVQRDHQQAYGQGNTSGMTSSSLGAAAALQALKSFTSGAADTSGNKQGGGDMQSKIMGMAMSEAAKLFDSSGGNIQGNKQDAVTSAGQVIMKMMLKSQVSGMIGGSNSGGLSGLASMASKFLS